In one window of Desulfuromonadales bacterium DNA:
- a CDS encoding CreA family protein — protein MKRAGIMLGALVLLLLLGAVWWLVSRPERGGTGEVSTRFRWVGPNDKIVVDGFDDPKVKGVACHISRAQTGGVKGAIGVAEDTSDASIACRQIGPISFVDELKDGEQVFDERRSLLFKELQVVRFFDRERNVLVYVTYSDRVLEGSPKNSISTVPIMPWPKP, from the coding sequence ATGAAACGTGCAGGAATAATGCTGGGCGCCCTGGTGCTGTTGCTGCTCTTGGGGGCCGTCTGGTGGCTGGTCAGTCGCCCGGAACGGGGAGGCACCGGAGAGGTGAGTACCCGGTTTCGCTGGGTGGGACCCAACGACAAGATCGTGGTCGACGGCTTCGATGACCCGAAGGTCAAGGGGGTGGCCTGTCACATCAGCCGTGCGCAGACAGGGGGGGTCAAGGGCGCGATCGGTGTTGCCGAGGATACCAGCGACGCCAGCATTGCCTGCCGACAGATCGGACCAATCAGCTTTGTCGACGAGCTCAAGGACGGCGAGCAGGTTTTCGATGAACGCCGCAGCCTTCTGTTCAAGGAGCTGCAGGTCGTTCGTTTTTTTGATCGCGAGCGCAACGTGCTGGTTTACGTCACCTATAGCGACCGGGTGCTCGAAGGCAGCCCAAAGAACAGTATCAGTACTGTGCCTATCATGCCCTGGCCGAAGCCTTGA